From one Lolium rigidum isolate FL_2022 chromosome 4, APGP_CSIRO_Lrig_0.1, whole genome shotgun sequence genomic stretch:
- the LOC124706739 gene encoding probable protein phosphatase 2C 48, with product MRQISSMLQGLARSMSLGKERKAGEDKEEEEQGTVLRTSGTLWGEGSETFAAVCSRRGEKGTNQDCSIVWEGFGCQDDSIFCGIFDGHGQWGHYVSKAVRDSLPPSLLCHWQEAVALASLIDGKKMLCDYQFDLWSQSYLAAAAAVDEELRRSRRLDAFNSGCTALSVVKQGDMMVVANVGDSRAVLGTTSDDGGLAAVQLTVDFKPDLPHEKERIRQCKGRVHSLGDEPGVHRVWLPDRDAPGLAMSRAFGDYCVKDYGVISAPEVTRRRITGRDRFVILATDGVWDVLSNEEAVRVVAATPDREKAAKRLVECAVRAWRRKRRDIAVDDCSAICLFLHSPAS from the exons ATGCGGCAGATCTCATCGATGCTGCAGGGCCTGGCCCGTTCCATGTCTCTGGGCAAGGAGAGGAAGGCCGGCGAGGataaggaggaggaagagcaggGGACGGTGCTGCGCACGTCGGGGACGCTGTGGGGCGAGGGCTCCGAGACGTTCGCCGCCGTGTGCTCCCGCCGCGGCGAGAAGGGCACCAACCAGGACTGCTCCATCGTCTGGGAG GGATTCGGTTGCCAGGACGACTCCATCTTCTGCGGCATCTTCGACGGGCACGGCCAGTGGGGCCACTACGTCTCCAAGGCCGTCCGGGACTCGCTGCCGCCTTCCCTGCTGTGCCACTGGCAGGAGGCTGTCGCGCTTGCGTCGCTCATCGACGGCAAGAAGATGCTCTGCGACTACCAGTTCGACCTCTGGAGCCAGTCCtacctggccgccgccgccgcggtcgaCGAAGAGCTCCGCCGAAGCCGCCGCCTGGACGCGTTCAACAGCGGCTGCACGGCGCTGTCCGTCGTCAAGCAGGGCGACATGATGGTGGTGGCCAACGTCGGCGACTCGCGGGCCGTCCTTGGGACCACGTCCGACGACGGAGGCCTCGCCGCCGTACAGCTCACCGTCGACTTTAAGCCCGACCTACCCC ACGAGAAGGAGCGCATTAGGCAATGCAAGGGCCGCGTGCACAGCCTCGGCGACGAGCCCGGCGTGCACCGGGTGTGGCTGCCCGACCGGGACGCGCCGGGGCTCGCCATGTCGCGCGCGTTCGGGGACTACTGCGTCAAGGACTATGGCGTgatctcggcgccggaggtgacgCGGCGGCGGATCACCGGCAGGGACCGGTTCGTCATCCTCGCCACCGACGGGGTCTGGGACGTGCTCTCCAACGAGGAGGCGGTGCGGGTCGTGGCCGCGACGCCGGACAGAGAGAAGGCGGCGAAGCGCCTGGTCGAGTGCGCCGTGCGCGCGTGGAGGCGCAAGCGGAGGGACATCGCCGTCGACGACTGCTCCGCGATCTGCCTCTTCCTCCACTCGCCGGCGTCCTGA